A genomic segment from Acetomicrobium sp. S15 = DSM 107314 encodes:
- a CDS encoding Lon protease family protein, translating to MSLIDELKLPVDKLRTKARVGELGFQSTDEICCEEHLIGQERAVSSISFGLSLESKGYNIFVVGNPGSGRTTYAMNRIMALAKDMPAPDDWVYAYNFSNPSAPLAINMPAGQGRELAKELDELVKELKVVLSKTFEDSQYEDTKARYVKEFQEQVNEYMEELRKAALERGFSIKRTPQGFVNVPLVKVVAEDGSVAYREMQQEEFETLGEEERKDLQGKSEEISQKTLEVLRRIRDLEKSLRERIKELEANICRSAIGPYLKELKDHFGANGKLRGWIDELSEDIIKNFNIFIAAARDESAEVDFSRYGVNVIVENRPEEGAPVIRETNPTYYNLIGKVEYESRQGYLYTDFTKIVAGAIHKANGGFLILEAEELFRHFLSWEALKRVLKTGQLMIENIGEQWGYIPFSSLRPEPIPMDVKVVIIGTRWIYYLLNLYDPEFPKLFKVKADFDVDMPRTVEAERDLANFVAGFTQKEKLPPFTADAVGEVIEWASRLADHGNRMTTRFNQLAEVLVEAAAWARKENEDQVAGSHVRKAISEKQFRTNLVEERMRRAFEDGTLYIDTRGEKVGQVNGLTVVDLVDHRFAHPVRITANVFMGREGVVNIEREVKLTGPIHNKGLLTLSSYLGRQYAQDMPLALSAHLAFEQVYGGIEGDSASSTELYCLVSALSDLPLKQSIGVTGSVDQFGNVQPIGGVNEKIEGFFKYCKVQGLTGDQGVMIPESNVVHLMLDHEVMQAVQEGKFHIWAIRHVDEGIEILTGVPAGKMDEAGNFPEGTVHARAKQKLRAFMERSAKLKKELGEEPKKSEDEGNG from the coding sequence ATGAGTTTGATCGATGAACTGAAATTACCGGTAGATAAGCTTCGAACGAAGGCCAGGGTGGGAGAGCTTGGATTTCAAAGCACTGACGAGATCTGCTGCGAGGAACATTTGATAGGCCAGGAAAGGGCGGTCAGCTCGATCTCTTTTGGGCTCTCTCTGGAAAGCAAGGGTTATAACATATTCGTTGTGGGAAACCCAGGCAGCGGGCGCACGACATACGCGATGAACAGGATAATGGCCCTCGCCAAAGATATGCCGGCCCCTGACGATTGGGTGTACGCGTACAATTTCAGCAACCCCAGCGCTCCTCTTGCCATAAATATGCCAGCTGGGCAAGGGAGGGAACTGGCTAAGGAACTTGACGAGTTGGTCAAGGAACTGAAGGTAGTGTTGAGCAAGACATTTGAGGACAGCCAGTATGAGGATACGAAAGCCCGTTATGTGAAGGAGTTTCAGGAGCAGGTTAACGAGTATATGGAGGAACTTCGCAAGGCGGCTTTGGAGAGGGGTTTTTCCATAAAGCGCACTCCGCAAGGATTCGTCAATGTACCGCTTGTTAAGGTGGTGGCAGAAGACGGGAGTGTCGCTTACAGGGAAATGCAGCAGGAGGAGTTTGAGACACTTGGAGAGGAAGAACGGAAGGATCTTCAGGGCAAATCTGAGGAGATATCTCAAAAGACCTTGGAGGTCTTGCGCCGTATAAGGGACTTAGAAAAGAGCCTCAGAGAGCGGATAAAGGAGCTGGAGGCCAACATCTGCCGCAGCGCCATAGGGCCGTATTTGAAGGAGCTGAAGGATCACTTCGGCGCCAATGGCAAACTGAGAGGGTGGATCGACGAGCTGAGCGAAGACATAATCAAGAATTTCAACATATTCATAGCTGCAGCCCGTGATGAAAGCGCGGAGGTAGATTTTTCTCGCTATGGTGTCAACGTGATAGTTGAGAATAGGCCAGAGGAAGGCGCCCCTGTAATAAGGGAAACCAACCCGACGTATTACAATCTTATAGGCAAGGTGGAGTATGAGAGCAGACAGGGATATCTTTACACTGATTTCACAAAAATAGTGGCTGGTGCCATTCACAAGGCCAACGGAGGGTTTTTGATCCTCGAAGCTGAGGAACTGTTTAGGCATTTCTTATCGTGGGAGGCCCTGAAGCGCGTTCTCAAGACCGGGCAGTTGATGATAGAAAATATAGGCGAGCAGTGGGGTTACATTCCATTCTCGTCGCTTCGCCCTGAACCTATCCCTATGGATGTGAAGGTCGTAATCATCGGGACGCGATGGATCTACTATCTCCTCAACCTGTATGATCCCGAATTTCCAAAGCTCTTCAAGGTTAAGGCAGATTTCGACGTAGATATGCCACGCACTGTCGAGGCCGAAAGGGATCTCGCCAACTTCGTTGCAGGCTTCACTCAGAAAGAGAAGCTGCCCCCCTTCACCGCTGATGCCGTGGGTGAGGTCATTGAATGGGCCTCTCGACTTGCAGATCACGGCAACCGTATGACGACTCGCTTCAATCAGCTCGCAGAGGTGTTAGTCGAGGCCGCGGCGTGGGCGCGCAAAGAGAATGAAGATCAGGTAGCTGGCTCTCACGTGAGAAAAGCGATCTCGGAAAAGCAATTTCGCACGAATCTCGTAGAAGAGCGAATGAGGAGAGCCTTTGAAGACGGCACGCTCTACATCGATACGCGGGGAGAAAAAGTGGGGCAGGTCAACGGCCTTACCGTAGTTGACCTCGTCGATCATAGATTCGCGCACCCTGTGCGGATCACCGCTAATGTCTTCATGGGGCGTGAAGGTGTTGTAAACATCGAGAGGGAGGTTAAGCTAACCGGGCCGATTCACAATAAAGGCCTTTTGACCCTTTCGAGCTACTTGGGCAGACAATATGCCCAGGATATGCCCCTGGCGCTTTCGGCTCACTTGGCCTTCGAGCAGGTCTATGGCGGCATAGAAGGAGACAGTGCCTCTTCTACAGAGCTTTATTGTCTCGTATCTGCTCTTTCGGATTTGCCGCTGAAACAGAGCATAGGCGTTACAGGTTCGGTTGACCAGTTCGGGAATGTGCAGCCCATCGGCGGCGTCAACGAAAAAATCGAAGGTTTCTTCAAGTACTGCAAAGTCCAGGGGTTGACGGGGGATCAGGGCGTAATGATACCCGAAAGCAATGTGGTGCACCTCATGTTGGATCATGAGGTCATGCAAGCTGTGCAAGAGGGCAAATTTCACATATGGGCTATCAGACATGTGGATGAAGGCATCGAGATACTGACGGGCGTTCCTGCCGGCAAGATGGACGAGGCTGGCAATTTCCCCGAAGGCACAGTTCACGCTCGGGCTAAGCAGAAGTTGAGGGCTTTCATGGAAAGATCTGCCAAGCTCAAAAAAGAGCTCGGGGAGGAACCAAAGAAAAGTGAAGACGAAGGAAACGGTTAA
- a CDS encoding Ni/Fe hydrogenase subunit alpha, producing the protein MTQKLLIEPVTRIEGHARVSIYLDDDGAVDRAYFHVDQYRGFEKFCEGRMFFEMPNITPRICGICPVSHHLASAKACDAIIGVKPPRTASLLRELMHMGQIIQSHGMHFFHLAGPDLLLGFDADPAIRNVVGLVERYPELAIKAVKLRKFGQEIIKTLGEKKVHPTFAVPGGVNKALTVDERDAVLAGLDEMISITQEGINIATGWLEGNSELVKRFANFNTGHMGMVKDGALELYDGDIRLVDCDGTVLEDFEPKDYLTYIGERVEDWSYLKFPFYKKKRWPDGVYRVGPLGRLNVASRMTTPLAAQEFERFKAIGEGSPVQETLYYHYARLIELLCALERTREILEDPDVLSKEIRAESTELREEGVGCIEAPRGTLFHHYWVDENGMVTKVNLIVATGHNNYAMSKSVEAVAKEFIKGKDITEGMLNRVEAAIRCYDPCLSCSTHAIGKMPLIVEIFSLSGETLNVLKRA; encoded by the coding sequence ATGACACAAAAATTGCTCATAGAGCCGGTGACGCGGATAGAAGGGCATGCCCGGGTATCCATTTATCTCGATGACGACGGAGCCGTGGACCGCGCATATTTTCACGTTGACCAATATAGAGGTTTCGAGAAGTTCTGTGAAGGCAGAATGTTTTTTGAGATGCCCAACATCACGCCGAGGATCTGCGGTATATGCCCAGTGAGCCATCATTTAGCCTCAGCCAAGGCTTGCGACGCCATAATCGGGGTAAAGCCCCCGAGGACGGCATCCCTCCTGCGAGAGCTTATGCACATGGGGCAGATCATTCAATCTCACGGCATGCACTTCTTCCACTTGGCTGGGCCGGATTTGCTTTTGGGATTTGATGCCGACCCCGCCATAAGAAACGTGGTCGGCCTGGTGGAAAGGTACCCCGAGCTCGCAATCAAGGCTGTGAAACTGCGCAAGTTCGGCCAGGAGATCATCAAAACCTTGGGGGAAAAGAAGGTCCATCCGACATTTGCGGTTCCAGGAGGGGTCAACAAGGCCCTGACGGTAGACGAGCGCGACGCCGTCCTCGCAGGTCTGGATGAAATGATATCTATCACCCAGGAAGGCATAAATATCGCCACCGGATGGCTTGAGGGGAACTCCGAACTTGTCAAGCGCTTCGCCAACTTCAACACCGGTCACATGGGGATGGTAAAAGATGGTGCCTTGGAGCTCTACGACGGCGATATTCGCCTCGTTGACTGCGACGGAACGGTCTTGGAGGACTTTGAGCCCAAAGACTATCTGACCTATATAGGCGAGCGCGTCGAGGATTGGTCGTATCTAAAATTTCCCTTTTACAAGAAGAAAAGGTGGCCCGATGGTGTCTACCGCGTCGGCCCTCTCGGAAGGCTCAACGTAGCATCCCGCATGACAACGCCTTTGGCGGCGCAAGAGTTCGAGCGCTTTAAAGCTATAGGAGAAGGATCACCCGTGCAGGAGACGCTCTACTACCATTACGCCCGACTGATCGAGCTCCTCTGCGCCTTAGAGCGCACGCGGGAAATCTTGGAAGACCCCGACGTACTCTCTAAGGAGATCCGCGCCGAATCTACGGAACTGCGCGAGGAGGGAGTAGGATGTATTGAAGCGCCGAGAGGCACTCTATTCCACCATTATTGGGTCGATGAAAACGGCATGGTGACAAAGGTAAACCTCATCGTTGCCACGGGGCACAACAACTATGCCATGAGCAAATCCGTAGAGGCAGTGGCCAAGGAGTTCATAAAGGGAAAGGATATAACCGAGGGGATGTTGAACCGCGTTGAAGCCGCTATCCGCTGCTACGATCCGTGCCTCTCATGCTCCACTCACGCGATCGGAAAGATGCCTTTAATCGTCGAAATATTTTCCCTCTCAGGGGAAACGTTGAATGTTTTGAAGCGCGCTTAA
- a CDS encoding pyridoxal phosphate-dependent aminotransferase yields MQFPNIPSTREIFLDKNENPFDAPPALKEEIRKSLSSLKLNRYPDPDAKALKAALSEYTGFPAEHIVVGNGGDEILFLLFAALIREGDRVLTLSPCFSEYNHLCKLFRAEQVKVPVVVNGKRFSFSEEAVLDVLHEASPRLVLLDSPHNPTGMLLRPDFLLKVIEHSPGICLIDEAYAEFSRTSILESIKGDLPREVAVLRTMSKAWGLAGMRVGYAMCGKRVSQILNETRSPFNVNVMSQDIAKLMLSYREWMEGRVYAISYIRDRFVEEVNRIAGWQAFESASNFVAVRAPLQRQQLEEFLLQQGIHVKFISVPWEGTWMRVTVGKESEMQLLISAFCDLTQQAEGFPSSRVTV; encoded by the coding sequence ATGCAGTTTCCCAACATACCGTCAACAAGGGAGATATTCTTAGACAAAAATGAAAATCCCTTTGACGCTCCACCGGCCCTGAAGGAAGAGATAAGGAAAAGTTTGTCGTCTCTGAAGCTCAACCGCTACCCGGATCCAGATGCCAAAGCCCTTAAGGCAGCCCTCTCCGAGTATACGGGCTTTCCGGCAGAGCACATAGTGGTAGGCAATGGAGGGGATGAAATATTATTCCTGCTGTTCGCCGCTCTTATCAGAGAGGGCGACCGCGTTTTAACGCTATCGCCGTGCTTTTCGGAATACAACCATCTCTGCAAGCTCTTCCGCGCCGAGCAAGTGAAAGTGCCAGTCGTAGTGAACGGGAAGCGTTTTTCTTTCTCAGAAGAAGCGGTGTTGGATGTCCTGCACGAGGCTTCGCCACGGCTGGTGCTGCTGGATTCTCCCCATAACCCCACAGGCATGCTCCTAAGGCCTGATTTTCTCCTTAAAGTGATAGAGCACTCTCCCGGGATATGCCTGATAGACGAAGCATATGCCGAATTTTCAAGGACTTCCATCCTGGAGTCGATCAAAGGAGATCTTCCAAGGGAAGTCGCAGTCTTGAGGACTATGTCAAAGGCCTGGGGTTTGGCCGGCATGCGCGTGGGATACGCCATGTGCGGCAAACGTGTCTCCCAAATCCTCAACGAGACGCGCAGCCCCTTCAACGTCAACGTGATGAGCCAGGATATAGCCAAGCTAATGCTATCCTACCGGGAATGGATGGAAGGCAGGGTTTACGCCATATCTTACATTCGCGACCGCTTCGTTGAAGAGGTAAACCGCATCGCCGGTTGGCAAGCCTTCGAGAGTGCGTCGAACTTTGTAGCTGTGCGCGCACCGCTACAAAGACAGCAGCTCGAAGAGTTCTTGTTACAACAGGGGATCCATGTCAAATTCATATCCGTACCATGGGAAGGCACATGGATGCGCGTCACCGTGGGCAAAGAGAGCGAAATGCAGCTTCTAATCTCGGCCTTTTGCGACCTAACTCAACAGGCTGAGGGATTTCCGAGTTCCAGAGTTACAGTTTAA
- the mnmA gene encoding tRNA 2-thiouridine(34) synthase MnmA, giving the protein MIALVGMSGGVDSSTAALLLKEAGWEVIGLHLIISPWQEEARSRFEYIADVLKVPVLEIDASGLFDELVVEPFLDAYRKGFTPNPCVLCNERLKFAILTSQADKLGAKYVATGHYATIVEKDGGLFLARAKDRSKDQSYVLYRLPRSWLSGIVFPLSNWDKEMVRRRAGEAFGDVFDGVRDSRDICFIQEKLPHFLSRRLGCERGPIVTKDGTKLGEHKGLFCYTVGQRKGLNLSGGPWYVMRLDLDQNAVVVGRKEDLTVRRIVCCDPHWHEEPKVERIYLAQHRYRTSPVEVMVQREGSSFLAEAAKECFMAVAPGQSLVVYDQTRVIGGGIIERSERGGVNI; this is encoded by the coding sequence TTGATAGCGTTGGTCGGCATGAGCGGCGGTGTGGATAGCTCCACCGCAGCCTTGCTTCTCAAGGAAGCCGGTTGGGAGGTAATAGGGCTCCACCTGATAATTTCTCCATGGCAGGAAGAAGCTCGTAGCAGGTTTGAATATATAGCCGATGTGCTTAAGGTGCCGGTCTTGGAGATCGATGCATCCGGCCTCTTCGATGAGCTGGTCGTCGAACCGTTCTTGGATGCCTACAGAAAGGGGTTTACGCCTAACCCTTGCGTATTGTGTAACGAGCGGTTGAAATTTGCCATTCTGACCTCGCAGGCCGATAAATTGGGCGCAAAATACGTTGCCACCGGACACTATGCGACTATTGTGGAAAAAGACGGAGGTCTCTTCCTGGCCAGGGCTAAGGATCGATCGAAGGACCAAAGCTACGTCCTCTACCGCTTGCCGCGGTCGTGGCTCTCTGGGATCGTGTTTCCGCTTTCGAATTGGGACAAGGAAATGGTCCGCCGTAGGGCCGGTGAAGCCTTCGGCGACGTCTTTGATGGCGTTCGCGATAGCCGCGATATCTGTTTTATCCAGGAAAAGCTTCCTCATTTTCTGTCGCGCCGCTTGGGCTGCGAGAGGGGCCCTATCGTCACAAAAGACGGCACAAAACTCGGTGAGCACAAAGGCCTTTTCTGTTACACTGTAGGGCAGCGCAAGGGATTGAATTTGAGCGGAGGGCCGTGGTATGTGATGCGATTGGACTTGGACCAAAATGCCGTAGTGGTGGGACGCAAAGAAGACTTAACGGTTAGGCGCATAGTTTGCTGCGATCCTCACTGGCATGAGGAGCCGAAAGTTGAAAGGATCTATTTGGCGCAACATCGCTATAGAACTTCTCCCGTCGAGGTGATGGTTCAAAGGGAGGGTTCCAGTTTTTTGGCAGAAGCCGCAAAAGAGTGTTTCATGGCCGTCGCCCCAGGGCAATCCCTGGTAGTTTACGACCAGACAAGGGTGATCGGCGGCGGTATCATAGAACGGAGCGAAAGGGGTGGAGTAAATATATGA
- a CDS encoding endonuclease III domain-containing protein: MKTKETVKVCQAGISPAAVRPMALAVPERSDVLWVLDVLEETWRMEKLSPVKAHEDPLDGLIVTILSQNTNDKNRDRAFAQLKSRFSSWEETAASGIEELASTIRAAGLGEVKARYINQALKGIKERFGEYSLKGMKSWDKDKAKTFLLSLPGVGPKTAACVLLFELGQPAFPVDTHITRVCKRIGWAPWSATPEDVQSIMEAVIPQERYYGAHLNIIEHGRHICTARKPACPSCPVISCCEFAEKTQRGEG; this comes from the coding sequence GTGAAGACGAAGGAAACGGTTAAAGTCTGTCAGGCGGGCATCTCACCCGCCGCCGTTCGTCCGATGGCCTTGGCTGTGCCTGAGCGATCGGACGTTCTGTGGGTCCTCGATGTGTTGGAGGAAACGTGGAGGATGGAAAAACTCTCTCCGGTGAAGGCTCACGAGGACCCATTGGACGGGCTGATAGTCACGATACTATCGCAAAACACGAACGATAAAAACCGCGATCGCGCCTTCGCCCAGCTCAAATCGCGTTTTTCGTCTTGGGAAGAAACAGCGGCCTCGGGCATCGAAGAGTTGGCTTCGACCATACGAGCAGCGGGGCTGGGCGAGGTCAAGGCTCGCTATATAAATCAGGCGCTTAAGGGCATAAAAGAACGCTTTGGAGAATATTCGCTCAAAGGTATGAAGTCTTGGGATAAAGACAAAGCGAAGACCTTCCTCTTAAGCCTTCCAGGTGTGGGGCCAAAGACGGCGGCGTGCGTCCTCCTCTTCGAACTGGGCCAGCCCGCCTTTCCCGTGGATACACACATTACGAGGGTCTGCAAAAGGATAGGTTGGGCTCCTTGGAGCGCGACGCCCGAAGACGTTCAGTCGATCATGGAGGCGGTCATACCTCAAGAACGGTATTATGGTGCCCACCTCAACATCATAGAGCACGGACGCCATATATGCACGGCGCGCAAGCCTGCATGCCCGTCCTGCCCCGTCATCTCATGCTGCGAGTTTGCCGAAAAAACGCAAAGAGGAGAGGGCTAA
- a CDS encoding NADH-quinone oxidoreductase subunit B family protein, protein MKKIKIATDWLEACAGCHMSLLDIDERLVELLKHVEFSSSPITDLKHPPKDGVDVGILTGAIGNSHQVEAAKLMRERAKTLVAIGDCAVFGGICTMRNFFDTKDVLRRGYVESESTVDGKVPESEDLGELLDKALPVNQVVEVDVYLPGCPPSADAIYFVLSELVAGRRPVLAGEVLKYD, encoded by the coding sequence ATGAAAAAGATCAAGATAGCGACCGATTGGCTTGAGGCGTGTGCAGGTTGCCATATGTCCCTCCTTGATATAGACGAGAGACTCGTGGAGTTATTAAAGCATGTGGAGTTCAGTTCGAGCCCCATCACAGATCTGAAACATCCTCCGAAAGATGGCGTCGATGTGGGCATTTTGACTGGGGCCATAGGAAACTCCCACCAAGTGGAGGCGGCAAAGCTTATGAGGGAGAGGGCCAAAACCCTCGTGGCTATAGGAGATTGTGCCGTATTTGGCGGCATATGCACCATGAGGAACTTCTTCGACACGAAAGACGTGCTGAGGCGGGGTTATGTGGAGTCGGAAAGCACCGTGGATGGGAAGGTGCCGGAATCAGAAGACCTGGGCGAACTCCTCGACAAAGCGTTGCCCGTAAACCAGGTCGTGGAGGTAGACGTCTACCTTCCAGGCTGCCCCCCCTCGGCCGACGCCATTTACTTCGTCTTGAGCGAGCTCGTGGCCGGCAGGAGGCCTGTGCTGGCCGGCGAAGTCTTGAAGTACGACTGA
- a CDS encoding YerC/YecD family TrpR-related protein, producing the protein MSEKWKDSLTDQLCKAILSLKTVEEVYNFLEDIATIGEIRALAQRLEVAKLLSEGLTYPQIAQQTGASTATISRVKKFLEYGADGYRLVLERLKEQGA; encoded by the coding sequence ATGTCGGAAAAATGGAAAGATTCTCTCACGGATCAGCTCTGCAAGGCTATCCTCTCACTAAAGACCGTGGAGGAAGTCTACAACTTCCTCGAGGATATAGCCACTATAGGCGAGATCAGAGCATTGGCTCAGCGCCTCGAAGTGGCTAAGTTACTGAGCGAAGGTTTAACATACCCACAGATAGCCCAACAGACCGGCGCAAGCACTGCTACCATCAGCAGGGTCAAGAAGTTCCTTGAGTATGGAGCAGACGGTTACAGGTTGGTTCTCGAGCGGCTAAAAGAGCAGGGAGCCTGA